taGTCACGACACTGAAGCCCGGAGGAGACCGGTGGGGGACAACCCGCGGCTCGCGCCCCGCAAGGAGGAGTCGGTGAAGGAGAGctcggaggaggaggatgagagCGTGGTGGCCACTTGGAAGCCCTTCCTCGTGAATATCTGCATGTTCACGTTCCTGACGGCGGGAGCTTACCTGTGCTACAGGGTGTGTTTCCACTGAGGGCGGCAGGAGCGCCGCTCGCGCCCGGCTCCGCGGAGCCCCgccaggcagggcagccttGGCTCACAGCAGGTAGATTTAGGGGAAAGGCCAGAACTTTGGGTAGGGCTTCATGAGAGAATTGATTGATGCACTAGGGTTTTATCCAGCCCTGTGGTCCCAAGAACATAATATTGTAATCTCAGGGCCTTGAAATATTCAGGAGTAAGCAGAGAAAATGCCAAAtagtctgttttccttttttgttttcctttttttttttaactaaataaTAGAATTACAACACATTGTTGTTtttagactttttaaaaaagccagttcattttcttttgtttcaaaaaaacTAGGCACAAGTGAAACTTGCTTGTACTCTCCAAGTGTTGTAACCAAATACATGACTTACATTGACAAgttcccaaaaaaagaaaaagaaacccacaTACCTGAAGAATGTAAACTTTTGGAAGGGGAGGTGTGTTTGTGGTTggtttttggcttgttttttgtctttttttaaatttgcttcaTCTTTAAAGACTGAGTTGTGGGCAGTGCCTGTGGTATTGATATATTTAATCTTGGCATAACTGTTCTTAAAGAGCTGATTGTTTTATTTGTGTTGATAGAACCAGGCTTCTGCATTTGCTCAGGGTATCCCAACACGTCCagctctttgatttttttttttctttttttttttttctttactaagTGTATCTCCTCATTGACTTTTGTTGCACTCTACTTGCACATATGCCTCTTTACATTGCACCATCCTTTCTAAAGctgtttttacttttatattctgggctgggagaggtcgaggggagggagagaaacagGAAAGGGAAATTCAACCAAACCATGTCCACCAGCAGTGGGGCCATGCCCGTGGCCCGTGGAAGGACCAGTCCTTAAACCTCAGCATTTGGAATGTAAAATGCAGTTTCACTCTGCAGCGTGGCGCTGGgcaggggggctctggggagagccagagcagcctcccctgggcaggagcaggccagcggggccgtgctgggctctgagcagccccgggctgtgctggccgtgctgctgtgccctgctttgCTGCGAGCAGGCTCCCCGTGCTGGCTCTGGCAGCCCCGTgggctcccacagcagccaggctcaCGGCTGAGTGCTGCTAGGCAGGGTTGGTGCGTGGGGAGGACTGGCACTGGAGGCAGCATTGCACCAGTGCTGTTCCTCGGGGCAATACCAAATTATTCACAGTTTCAACAATAATAGCAAAGGCTTCTTTGCTTGTCATGGTGCAGAGGACAGGAGCACAGTCactcctgggagctgcagtgatTGAACTGCCCCATGACAGCTGATGTGCAGCAGTGTTactgatttgttttatttctagagTCTTTCTAGCTCTATAGCACTTAACCACCCTGAGTGCAGCCCTCGCTGTGGAGGAGCCCAGGGGAGCCCCTCCACTCCGTATTTATTTTGGCCAAGCTGGCTGTAGGTGTAGCTCTTCCTTCGGTGGGTGAGTAGGTGAGGGGTGGGTGGGGTGGGAGTTACTCTATTCTGTGTTTTGTTAAGCTTGCATCAAGGGCTTTTCAAGAGTACAATAATAAATCCTCAGGTAGTACTGGGACTCAATCCTTTACCTGTGAGACTGTTGGTCAGACCAGTACTTGAAAGGAGGAATGTTGTAATCAGTCAATATTTAGTTATATTAttggaaacaggaaaaatgagtATAGAAAAATGGTAATATATAATGGCTCATCTGTGTATTTAAGATACATTCTGTGATTGCTTTGTCCCCACTGTTCTCTGCAGCGTGGGCAGGCCCCTGCCCTGAGGCACCATTTGTACCCCTTTGTACTCAGTGCATGTGAAGTCTGCGGTGTCCCAATGAAACACCACCTGCTTGAAAGGTGACAGAACTTATATTCCTGCTTCCTGATGTGCCCAAATGATATTTGCATGACCTGATCCTTAGTGGCTGTGGTTCAGAGGGTGTTGCTGAGTGTCTGTTCAGCACTGGACCGTTGGTGTTTATCAGAGCCCGTGTACTCGCCTAATCCTTGGCATGACTTCCCGTGGGATCCCGTGTGCTCCGTGTGCCCGGTGCTAGCATGTTCCTTTCAGCTGAGTGAGTGTAGTACAGACATTCCAGAGAGCTCAGGCAGCCCTTCCACACCTCCCCTGggcctggggcactggggaaagaaacaaacccaCCCCAGCTCTGGCCACCTTCCCAAGagggaatattttaaatgccaGGTATGGCCAGAAAGAAAGGATCCTTCCTTTGAATACAGAGTTATTCAATTGCAAATGATTCTACCCAAACAAAGCTCCTGCAGATGCCAGAGGAGCTTTGAGCATCCTGTTGGTGCCTGTTTCTTCCCTGTGTTCCAGGCCCAGCTCTGACCCTGGCTGGGCACAGTGAGTGTGCCCAGggcccagggaggtgtgggcagggctggccatgctgagctgtgcccatttTGTTTGCTGTCCTGTACTGTCTGTGGTAGTTGGGGGGTGTATATACCGTAGCACAGTGGGGTGTGGGGTAACCTGTTCTTGGAAATGGACAAACATCCATGTTAGACTCGTTAGAAAGTTAGTGAGCTGCTCTGCTATCTGCCTTAAGCAAATATTTACTCATCAGGTCTTTCTTTTTTACAGATTGCCATAGAAtaaacttttataaaaaaatatgtaaaaactCAACAAAAAAGCTGAATGTTTTGGTATAATACAGTTTCAGGTATCTTGTCTTTTGTGTAAGCCGCTGCTGGGCCTCCCAGGTTAGAGTACAACTGTACAGTTTTTCAATCTCCCATACAAGTTTTCAGTTCTCATTTTAGTTGTAACAataaaactctttttttaaagaactcaTTGAATGTGTCATTGCTTCTGGCTGGATCCATGGGCTCCTGTCTGACCCACGTGCCCATGAGGGTTGGGGGAGGTAGGTTTGTAGAATAAAGGGATTTAAATGTTGCTGTAAGAACTTTGTGGAGGCAGAGCTCCAGTAAAAGAGCAGAggatccccatccctccctgccacctcCATTTCCCTCTTCTGGTCTTTCACATTGAACAGTTAAATGTTAAGGGTAAGAAGTGCAGGAACTCGAGCAGCCTGGTTGgtttctgcaggagctgatgttgatgctgtttgcagctgcagcttgCACAGCCTGGAGTTTGAATTCCAGTACTTACCtttggtttatatttttagGGTTCACCAAAGTGGAGCTGTCCCTTGGGGTTTAGCACCTCTtacctgtccccagggctgcaaacacagcagtAGGAAACACTCCCAGGAACTTGTCTCAAATGGTTTATTAGAACTTTAGAAAACAGTATGAAATCCAACAAATAAATACCAAATAGAAAAGTttcatgtgtatatatatatataaaaatatgtacacACAATCCCAACCCCCTTTCAAGTATTGCACCTGaagccaggctgctccccatgggcaccctgccagccagggctggggatgagcaggAAAACTCTTGGTCTGTGACTGAGCCCAGAGTTTTACAAGAGCAAACCCGTCCATCCCTCAGTGAGAGCTGCACGTGGCAAATGCAGTGAGCACACCCAGCTCTTACAGAgcctgcctgagctgcagcaattGCACACTGACTCAGGGAGTGCCAggttctcctgctgcagctgcatggCCCCAGCAAAGGAAACCACCAAGCAGTGGTGCTGGATTTGTGCACCTGACAGGGCAGCTGGTCTGGGACAGTGATCATTTCTCTCTTTGGAGAATGCCAAATCAATAAACCACTTCCTGGGAAAATGGATCATATTGGACAGAGTTGGAGCATGGGCAGCTAATTTCAGCAAGATGGAGATTTGAACTCCAGTTAAGACCTGGATCCACATTCTGAGAGATCCCAGTTTTCATCTGTCCAGCACTTGGTATTTCCTCATGTGCAGAGCGACTGAGAAAATGCATTCCAGGCTGCATCACGGCAAGGACAAACTGTCCCCTCTGGAAATAAacctgtgcaggggcaggagatggcagggacaggacagaacAGAAGGAAACCAGACAGAACCAAACTCTCAGGTACCCGTGGGGCTGTGAGGACAGGGGGATCCAGCTCGCTAAAACACTGTGATTTCAATCTCGGCCTCCTGAGCAGTTTCTCTCAGCTCACAGCAGATCCTGTCCATCTTCTCAAAGGCTTGTCGGCCCCGTTCCCCTGGGGAGAGAAAACAGCCCCTGctgagggacaggcagggcacCTGAGGAacctctggggacactgctgtcctGTCAGCCTtgccaggaaggaaggaaggactcAAGGGTGACAAACATCCCTCAGGGAATAGCTCTCCAAAACCTGCTGGAAGCCACCGTGGAAAATCAGGCCTCCTGCAATGCTTTCCATGAGTAACAGTCTGGGGTGTCACAGCTGGAAAACCTGTCTCACGTGGGCCTGAGTGTTCTGTGGGGCAGGGGTGGAGATGCCAGAACTGAGCCTGGCTCAAGGTGGGCtctggaagagcagagcagggaagtgggtgtctctgcagggcctggccATGCTCTGGCAGCATTCCAGCTGTTGGGCCCCCAGGAAAAGCACAaatgctgggcaggaggaggtggggaGCACTGACATTTTACCGGCTCCCCTCCTCTGTCACTTGTCACTTGGATTCCAGTGAAGGAACAGGTAATGAACCGGCATCACACTGTCAGTCCTTATCCACGACCTTTTCAAAAGGTTCAGTGGTTCCTAGAGCACTTAATCCTTCAGGATCTCCTTGGTCTGGTTCTATAAATTTCATCAGGGGCCCTTGGCTGTTATGTGTGATGTAAAGTTTATCTTCATGGTATGAAACAGCTGTTCATGAAATATTCCTGTTGTCCTGGATGTGTTTAGGCTGTACTTGAGGCCCCTCCTGGTCCTGCACTATTTCACATCCCTCTTTCAGACCATTTTAAAGCTGTACAAAAGCCTTACCAAAGGACAGCGTGGTTTCCCTGGCTGCATTCCTGACTTCCTCTGTTTCAGACTGGCACAGGTGGGCAACCTGCTCAATGCTCTCCACGGCCTGTTGGAAGAAAGCAGAATTTGCCTAAGCAGCTTTTCAGCAGTTTGATGGACATTTCTacaaagcaaacacagacacacactccCATCTCCTCTGACATCCAAATTCCACCAGGACCTTTCTCTTCCCCAGCATACTGGCTTGCAGTTACATTTCCTGATAAGATCTCACCTTTGTTACCTTCTCTCCTGTTTTAGGGCATCAGAAATTGTCAAAGTTCCAGGGTACAGGTCATGGTTGTGGGACCATTAAATCAGTACCAGCCAACAAGGACCTTCAGGTTAATCCTGAAAGGGTTAATCCCAGCTGGTGCTTTGCAAATCGACCCTGATTTGCTGTTGTGTGAGTACCTGTTTGCAGACATTGGTTCCCTGTTCATGTGCAAACCTATTACAGCAGCTTAGGGCTCTTGGAAAGGTTTAAATCTGTGCTGTTTCTTATAATAGCAATGCAAatattagttttgttttgtgacTTTAGCGAGCTATTGTTTAAAATATCCCCTGATTTAACTTCAGGTTTCTACGGTTAAGCGTTTAGAACTGACTGATACAGAAACGTTGCTGGTTTATGCTCGTGCTCATGTCCCCAGTCAGACGCTGCCCGTCAGCACGGCAGCATCGCAGGAGCTCTCACCCCGAGCTGTGCCCGGCAGGCcgggcactgccccagctccctgtcctggCAGTGACGGCACTCACAGCCCGGAGCCGCGGCAGGCACAGCCGctgcttcccctccctgccaaacccagcccaggcttTGGTCCCGGCCGTGGGGCAGGGCCCGAGCGCTCACCCGGAGGTTCTTCAGAGCCAGACACGCGGCCTGCTGCAGCCTCGAGTCACAGCCGGACAGAGCATCGGTGTagaacagcacagcctggggcagaacgcagcaaacaaaacacagaggCCATTTAATACCCAACCTGAGCGGCAGGAGCGGGGCTACCCGTGACATGAACCAGGGCAGAGACGCTGGAGCAGCGCTGCCTTCGGGGCTCGGTCCCGGCCACAACACGGCCAGGAAAGGGGTGCGGGCCTGGGGAAGATCTCCTGCTGTCCCACCGTTCCCCACTGTCCCCGCCGTGCCCCGCACTCACCCGGGCCCGGAggctgccgctgccgccggcCCGGGCCAGGCAGGCCGTGGCCGCTTTGCCCACCCGGTGGTTCTcgtccagctgcagcagccccagcaggcgCAGCGTCCGCGGCAGCGGCTGCAGCCGGCTCAGCCTCTTCCCCTTCAGCCTCTTCAGCGTCTTCAGCCGGCCggggcactgcagctcctcgATCAGCATCACTGCCGGAGAGAGCGGCACTCGCTGGGGAAACGCCTCCGCCAGGGGCACAACCCGGCCGGGGCCGGGACACAAATCCCGGGACACGCACACAGACCCcgccacacacacacagaccccagCCAGACccgggacacacacacacagaccccgggacacacacacacagacccccAACCAGACccgggacacacacacagaccccgggacacacacacagaccccaggacacacacacagacccagcCAGACccggacacacacacagaccccggacacacacacagaccccagCCAGAcctgggacacacacacagacccgggacacacacacagaccccagCCAGAcctgggacacacacacagaccccgggacacacacacagaccccagCCAGACccgggacacacacacagaccccgggacacacacacagaccccagCCAGACccgggacacacacacagaccccgggacacacacacacagaccccgGGACACAAAGCCCTCCACACGAGTCCTCTGCATCAGCACATGCCTGAAGATGCAGCCAATACCAGgactatttttaaataattctttcttAGTACAGAGAAAGCTGTGGAGTACTTTCACATGTTGGACAAGACTCCAGCGAGGCACTGGCTACCTCAGGCTACGAAATGCAGGTCAGAAACCTCTGCAATTTTATTGCTCTTTTCTGTGTCTGAGTCCAGCTACAGCAGTGACCCGAGGCACAGACTGTGCTCAGTCCTTGGATCCAGCTGGAGGCGGCTCCTGACTGTGTGCCTGCTTCAGCTTTGGAATATCCCAGAACTATTTTCAGGGCACTCGAGATAAGCCCATCCTTCACAGGGGGTTTGTTTGCACATGCTCACACACGGGAGTCAAGCACGCTTTTCCTGTTCTGATTAAACTACACGGTCATAAGGGCAGTAGGAACGGAAACAAGCTGTcagtgcaggggctgggctgtttCCTGCTCCGGAGCTGCATCTGgagcctgccctgcaggaggagccaAGCGCCGCCTTTACCTTCCTTGGCCAGCTTGGCCAGGTGCTTCTCCAGGCTGCCGATGCGGTGCCTCTCCAGGTAGCGATAGAACTGGAACAGAGTCACCGGCTCCGCTTGCAggtggcaggagggcagcagcccATCGCAGGTGAggatctgctccagcagcctctgcagcactgcggggagaagggagcaggaCAGACACAAAACAGCAGGTGGGTTacctggcagctgctggaagcGAGTGAGAgctttggggttggggtttttaaatgcaCAGGGACAATTtaaggtttgggtttggggtttttaaatgcaCAGGGACAATTTCCAGCACTGCAATGAAGGCAGCCTGGCCTGGTGCCCACGGGGTACCTGTCTCCAGGTGGCTGGGGTACTTCTCCTTCACTTTGAGCATCATTGTGTATTTCAGAGCATGACGGAACCTTTCTGCCGAGGTCACCAagatgctgctgccaggctctgcaaGATCACTCCAGATTTTCAGGTATTGCTTcttctttttagccttctgaaTAACTGAAAcccaacattttaaaaagtcagcGAGCTCTAACAGCTTTGGGATTTTACATCAGAAATTAGGCAGCAGATGGCCTATCTGGATTGGGGCAGCACTAACTTGTATTTGTATTAGAGATGGTTTTGTTAAAAATTAGACATTTGCTGCCCAAATGTTCACAGCTGCAAGCCCTGAGCTCCTGAACTGCCATGGGCAGCTCTTTTGCCTCTTATTGTTCCCTTTATCTCTGAGTCAGTTCCAGAAGAACGTCCTGGGAGTTCAAGGGGCTGCCCTTCTCTCAGCCAAGGAGGTGCCACTGCCAtgggtttttgggatgctgCCTCTGTTCcttgcccagggcagagctctgcccttGGGGCTCTCAGGCTCTTCACAAGAGCACGTGCAGCTCTTCAGGAGCTCATGTGGACCCTCATTTGGTGGCTCCTCATGTGGACCCTCATTTGGTGGCTCCTCACATGGACCCTCCATCCCTCACTTTCCCCTCCAGGCACGGAGCCCCTGCCTGTCAGCCTCCCCCACTTCCCCATCActctgcaccagccctgctcaggaacAGCTCATTCTCACAGCTCCAGGATAAAATCTGGCACCAAATGCTTCCAACTAAAATTTGCATTCTTGCTGCTGCGTTTACCAAGATGAGAACAAAAGTCTCCCAAGCCTCTCATTGTGCTTTAGCATTTTGTCATGTCCAACAGCCAATGGAAGAATTTAGTAGTGGGAAGACCTGAGACAAAATTCTGTGCCCACCAAACTGTTCTGGCAAGTGGGCACAGGATTTGGGCTGTTTGCTTACCCAAAGGAAAAGTACAGATGTAAAAGGGGATTTTATtaaggctgctctgctgctctttgacCATCTATAACAGCCTTGTTTAAAACATACCAGTTCAGCTACTCTGAGACCGacttttccaaattttttccttctgtgtagAAGAAAGAATGACCCAAAGAATGAGCCCTGGTTTAATGATGAGCTGGTTTAATGATGCCCATGTTTGCAAGGAATTTAGAAGGAAAGCCCTGGGCCGGCTCCAGCAGAAGCCCAGGGGTGCAGCTCTCCCATCTCTGCAtgcctggggaagggcaggcaCTCACTTTTCTCTGCAGACAGATCCAGGACATCCCCCAAGACTTGTGTCTGCTCTGACACTTCTTCCAAAATGCTCTCCTGGACCACCTGGGCTACGTTTGGGGTCCTCAGTTTCTGAAAGGCAACAGACATAACTCAGGAGCTGAAACAAGGGCAGGATCAAGTTCCAGATAAATGAGGATTTATTTCTCAGTATCCAACTTTTAAGACAAGTGAGGAACCCCCTCTGCTCTCAGAAGCCCCTTGCCCACCTGCTCCCTGTTGTAGCAGTTTCCATTCATTAAACACGGCCCGAGCCAAGCCAAGcctgtgtgtttgcagcctgctttgggcacagagctgctgctcagggcttcAGCAAAACCCAGAggctgagaggagcagcagagtttGGCATGGCCCTTTCTGTGTGAGCACATGTGTACCCAGCATTAATGCACCCAATTTCCATTCTGAGCCTCTCTCTGTTatcaaacaaaccaaacatcCAGTTCTGCTGTAATCAGAACCAGCagtggcagccccaggctgctctgtaCCTGCAGGAGAGCTTTGCACAGCCTCAGGTGTGTAACCAGCAGCACGTCCAGGTTCTCATCCCCCGTGGTTACATCCTGGGCTTCTGGCCTGGAGtcacagcccaggggctgcagcacgtTGTCATTGTATGTGCTGGTgagagaggggaagagagagtTACAGATCTCATCACTGCACAGAACTGAAATGGACAGCCTCGACAGGAGCTGTGAAAGAAACCAGGTGGCACTGAACGGAAACCAGCATTTTCTGTaactatttatatttattactcGCTCCAAAACCAGGGTCaggcatttctgtgctggatCTGACCCACAGCtgtttcccagccctgtgaggcTGCTGTGGGACCCTTTGCCTGTCCCACGAGATGCAGTACCTGACACTGCCTGTCCTCACGCTCCCAAACAGGGAGAGCTCGTCTGCACTGCAGTCATTGTTCAGGAAATCAAAACTCTCCAGCACTGTCTCCACCATCAAACTCTCCATGGAGGAATGTTTGTGAAGTGTCTTCAGCTGTTGAAGAAACGGAAAAAGAAATACTGTTATTTGTAGTTGGCCAGCCATTTTGCAGTAGTTCTTTGCTGGTTCTGAAATCATTCCTAATAATAAATCACTTTGCTTTGCTGATTTCATTCTTAACACATCAGGGAAGTCTGCTCTTGATGCACCTCTCTGACCCCAAAAATAATGTGCTAGTTAAATTCAAAACATGCTTTAATATTGTAATCTCTGTGGATTCTTTATCTCCATGCCTGCCAAGGCTGGTGAGAGCTGATATTCTCTGCATCCTCAGTCACTAACAGAGTTTTCACTCATTCCCTGTTTCTGAGCTCAAAGCAGCAGCCTTAGGGGCTGTTACGTCCCAGCACGGCACCCAAGAGCTTCTTAACAATACTGAATTTCACGGAGCCGCCACCTTTGTCCTTTGTCCCCCTTggaaaggctgctctgagggtGCTTGGTTTGGGTTTAAATAGGAGTttcactgcagcaggaggcCAGGGCTGTTGTGCTATCATCAGTTCTGACTCCAGCCTggatccctccccagcccagctccaaacctgcgctccagcccctgccagccgggcaggagagggacaggggcACGGACCGGCCTTTCTGAGCGGGTGTGCTCACCTGGAGCCACGCCGAGCTCGAGCAACACCAAGTTCCAAGCCAACCCAAGCGCCAGGAGTCAGACACCAGCCCGGAGCTGTCACCGGGGCTGCCTTTGCTCCGGCGCCCCGTGCCCGCCGGTCTCCCCTTTGCTCCCCCGGTCCCTCCCGCCCGCTCCGTGcccgctcccgcagccccggTCGCTCCCCGGTCCCTCCGGTGCCGCAGTGCCCCGAGCGCACCGGGTCTCAGCCAGCCCCGCCGGCCGTACCTTGAGGCGGTCCCGCAGGGCGCacacctgtccctgcagcctgtccaGCTGTGCTcggccctcctcctcctcctcccgccaccgcagcagggccagcagctcctgcaggctcctgTCCATGCCCCTCGCACGCCCCTCCGCTCGGCCGTCGCTCGCAGCgttccagctcctctggctgaggttctcctgctctgccaggcggccccgggccgggccgaaGGAATCTGCCCTGCCCTTGTGACGGGGAGGGAAAGCGGAGGGGCTCCTGGGGAATCCGTCCCCGCACGGGGTCTTCTTCAGGATGTCCAGAGTGCTGTGGTCCGGgaggggatgctgcagctcttCTGCTCCGGCCTCTTGGATAATCACCAGCGGCAACATCCTGTGGTCCAGGGCTGGGGTTGTGCTTCTGGATTCCGCCCCCTTCTGATCCTCAGAGCTGAACGAGTCCCCCTCGCTCGTCTCCGCGGGGTTGTGGGGCTTGTTCCTCCCAGGGACATCGAAATCACAGGCAGCCAAGTAGCTCAGGATGCTGGGAGGCTGGGCTTCCTCCCCGCCATCCCCcgggctctgcctctgctgcaaaAGAGACTGCAAGGAGATGCCCAGGTGAGCCTGGAGATGCTGCAAAGCCCGAGGTCCCACCTGGGAGAGGGgactctgctctcctggctcccagctgcATTCCCAGCACACCTACTGCAGCGGACAGCCCACCCCTGCCACcccagctgctgagcacaggcctGGTGAGGGCTTTCAAAACTGTTTTACAGGATCTAAAATAGAGCTCCAAAGAATAGAGggtgaaagaaaaatttaacaaaGCCCCAAGATAAACTGCAAAGGTGGCAGAGTGCTGCTTTCACATTTCTGAGTATGCCCCTGGACAGCCTGATCCAGCCCAAAGCCCCAGGTCTGTGCTGTGCCTTTtgctctgtgtgcccctggACAGTCTGATCCAGCCCAAAGCCAAGCCCGAGTTGTGCTGTGCCCTTTGCTCTCCCCATGCACTCACCAGGTAATACCTCTCTCTgaagctgggggtgtttgggggggtccAGTTGTACAAGGAGctcttcctgctgcccacagaaaACTTGGCAGTGCTTCCAGGGGACAGAAACAGGTTCTCTGTGTCAaaggggctgcagcagaaacaaaggCCTGAGTGTCAGTGAGAGCAAGCACAGAGGTGTTGGTAGGATTTGAACAGGGATGTTCAGTCAGCAACacacagaataaaatgaaacagaaactgCCTCTCTAGCCAGAACCTTTGATTGCTCCAGCAGAGAAAGGCACAGgcaaaagggctgtggtttgtacGCAGATTTCTCAACACCCTTTTGACGGGAACCCAAGACAGAGCCTTTGGAAGAGGAGCCCAGAGGGCCCAAAGCAGgagagctctgccctcctgacaccagggctgggcagtgacagCCACAGAGCCACAGGGGAAGGAAACTCAGCACATGGAATAAAGGAGAGCTGCCAGCCTCCCTCCTGAGAGCACACACCACCtggaaaaaacaataaaagccCTCGTTATCCTGCAGCTATTAATAAGCAattcctgggctggcagagacctgtgcagtgctgcttgGCAGGGTCTGTGCTTCACACAGGCAGGGATGAGCCACTCAC
This genomic window from Zonotrichia leucophrys gambelii isolate GWCS_2022_RI chromosome 20, RI_Zleu_2.0, whole genome shotgun sequence contains:
- the RIPOR3 gene encoding RIPOR family member 3 isoform X4, whose protein sequence is MKQAFSLSPATKASRESLVELYRNVQECTEDMCFIEGALEVHLGEFHVKMKGLVGFARLCPGDQYEVFVRLGRQKWRLRGKIETDDSQTWDEEEKIFIPNLHEKFEIKVTELRGLATILVGVVTCDSSSFFSPKPQAIVVDITELGTIKLRLEVLWNPFDTENLFLSPGSTAKFSVGSRKSSLYNWTPPNTPSFRERYYLSLLQQRQSPGDGGEEAQPPSILSYLAACDFDVPGRNKPHNPAETSEGDSFSSEDQKGAESRSTTPALDHRMLPLVIIQEAGAEELQHPLPDHSTLDILKKTPCGDGFPRSPSAFPPRHKGRADSFGPARGRLAEQENLSQRSWNAASDGRAEGRARGMDRSLQELLALLRWREEEEEGRAQLDRLQGQVCALRDRLKLKTLHKHSSMESLMVETVLESFDFLNNDCSADELSLFGSVRTGSVSTYNDNVLQPLGCDSRPEAQDVTTGDENLDVLLVTHLRLCKALLQKLRTPNVAQVVQESILEEVSEQTQVLGDVLDLSAEKIIQKAKKKKQYLKIWSDLAEPGSSILVTSAERFRHALKYTMMLKVKEKYPSHLETVLQRLLEQILTCDGLLPSCHLQAEPVTLFQFYRYLERHRIGSLEKHLAKLAKEVMLIEELQCPGRLKTLKRLKGKRLSRLQPLPRTLRLLGLLQLDENHRVGKAATACLARAGGSGSLRARAVLFYTDALSGCDSRLQQAACLALKNLRAVESIEQVAHLCQSETEEVRNAARETTLSFGERGRQAFEKMDRICCELRETAQEAEIEITVF